GCTGTCGAAGATCGGCAGATGCGTGCGCTCCTCGAGCCGCTCGACCAGCGGTGCCGCCGGGAAGTTGGTGCACACGATGCTGATGGCCTCCGCCTGCGGCACAGCCAGCGACTGCACGAGCGCCTCGATCTGCCGTGGGGGGACTTCGT
This bacterium DNA region includes the following protein-coding sequences:
- a CDS encoding Asp/Glu/hydantoin racemase — protein: EVPPRQIEALVQSLAVPQAEAISIVCTNFPAAPLVERLEERTHLPIFDSTILGVWNGLELVGAQRPVHGWGRLMAGEAMRRKPAV